A portion of the Stigmatella aurantiaca DW4/3-1 genome contains these proteins:
- a CDS encoding trehalase family glycosidase — translation MPSLSTERGRAPGALAAPSPLSPSPFTARLAYEVLMALDLDRDGRITAKDAERARSSNLRFAVDFLLGPGVRLELSGAERLSHAADVLAEEILQGRGELPGLPATRLLERRTAALRRMIDQGWEGLVRRSDRVEDLEAALRVMPVKSPDGRRRVYVPAADRKALKKLRAQAVRTGLDVVPLAPPKTQADWVRLMREPGMAYLPRPYIVPGGRFVQMFGWDSYFNGRGALASGRPELARDMLENQLYAIEHYGKIANSNLSYHLSRTQPPLMPRLALELHEVRPDRKMLQRVAKMAMKELETVFRTGPRGTPSGLSRFKDDAEGPDAEDLSAFYEDPRPNSAEFHRHDRAIRESGWDMCHRFGAATHHHEPVCLNSLLFQYEQDLAHILRLLEGENSLRAASYEKAARARARTMRSRFWDEAKGMFFDHDFVAGKRSAYESVATFYPLWTGWASRKEAAAVAAAVPRFLQAGGLSATSRPSREAAGGEDLQWDWPFGWAPHQIIAVEGLRRYGFDAEADLVAYRWLSMVLDTAGEHNGLIKEKYDVVRRSVDVAVEYGNQGADRGAYLSPRNGRTLGFAWTNASVLLLLDGLPAQLRELLDVGVPAETLPGPSDVTHRGHEPLRAIG, via the coding sequence GTGCCTTCCCTGTCCACTGAACGCGGCCGCGCCCCAGGGGCGCTCGCCGCGCCCAGCCCCTTGTCGCCCAGCCCGTTCACGGCGCGCCTGGCGTACGAGGTGTTGATGGCGTTGGATCTCGACCGGGATGGGCGCATCACCGCCAAGGACGCCGAGCGCGCGCGCTCGAGCAACTTGCGCTTCGCGGTGGACTTCCTGCTGGGCCCGGGCGTGCGCCTGGAGCTGTCCGGCGCGGAGCGGCTGTCGCACGCCGCGGACGTGCTGGCCGAGGAGATCCTCCAGGGGCGCGGCGAGCTGCCAGGACTTCCCGCCACCCGGCTGCTGGAGCGGCGCACCGCGGCGCTGCGGCGGATGATTGATCAAGGGTGGGAGGGGCTCGTCCGCCGCTCGGACCGCGTGGAGGACCTGGAGGCGGCGCTGCGGGTGATGCCGGTGAAGAGCCCGGATGGCCGGCGGCGCGTGTACGTGCCCGCGGCGGACCGCAAGGCGCTCAAGAAGCTGCGCGCCCAGGCGGTGCGCACCGGCCTGGACGTGGTGCCGCTGGCCCCGCCGAAGACGCAGGCGGATTGGGTGCGGCTCATGCGCGAGCCGGGCATGGCCTACCTGCCGCGCCCATACATCGTTCCGGGCGGACGGTTCGTGCAGATGTTCGGCTGGGACAGCTACTTCAACGGGCGTGGGGCGCTGGCCTCCGGCCGCCCGGAGCTGGCGCGCGACATGCTCGAGAACCAGCTCTACGCCATCGAGCACTACGGGAAGATTGCCAACTCCAACCTCAGCTACCACCTGTCGCGGACGCAGCCTCCGCTGATGCCCCGGCTGGCGCTGGAGCTGCACGAGGTGCGGCCGGACCGGAAGATGCTCCAGCGCGTGGCGAAGATGGCCATGAAGGAGTTGGAGACGGTGTTCCGCACGGGGCCTCGCGGCACGCCCAGCGGCCTGTCCCGCTTCAAGGACGATGCCGAGGGCCCCGACGCCGAGGACCTGTCCGCCTTCTACGAGGATCCGCGGCCGAACAGCGCCGAGTTCCACCGGCATGACCGGGCCATCCGCGAGAGCGGTTGGGACATGTGCCACCGCTTCGGCGCGGCCACCCACCACCACGAGCCGGTGTGCCTCAACTCGCTGCTCTTCCAGTACGAGCAGGACCTGGCGCACATCCTTCGGCTGCTGGAGGGGGAGAACTCCCTGCGGGCCGCATCGTATGAGAAGGCGGCCCGGGCCCGGGCGCGCACCATGCGCTCGCGCTTCTGGGACGAGGCGAAGGGGATGTTCTTCGACCACGACTTCGTCGCCGGGAAGCGCTCGGCCTACGAGTCCGTGGCCACCTTCTATCCGCTGTGGACGGGCTGGGCTTCGCGCAAGGAGGCCGCCGCCGTGGCCGCCGCGGTTCCGCGCTTCCTCCAGGCCGGAGGGCTGTCCGCCACGAGCCGTCCCTCGCGCGAGGCCGCGGGCGGAGAGGACTTGCAGTGGGACTGGCCCTTTGGCTGGGCGCCCCATCAGATCATCGCCGTGGAGGGGCTGCGCCGTTACGGCTTCGACGCCGAGGCGGACCTGGTGGCCTACCGCTGGCTGTCCATGGTGCTGGACACCGCGGGCGAGCACAACGGCCTCATCAAGGAGAAGTACGACGTGGTGCGCCGCTCGGTGGATGTCGCCGTCGAGTACGGCAACCAGGGCGCGGATCGCGGCGCGTACCTTTCTCCCCGGAACGGGCGGACGCTGGGCTTTGCGTGGACGAACGCCTCGGTGCTGCTGCTGCTCGACGGCCTGCCCGCGCAGTTGCGCGAGCTGCTCGACGTCGGCGTGCCCGCCGAGACGCTGCCCGGCCCCAGCGATGTGACGCACCGGGGCCATGAGCCCCTGCGCGCCATCGGGTGA
- a CDS encoding molybdopterin-dependent oxidoreductase has product MAPTSGTQTHFRACNLCEAMCGIRIEVEGGRITSIRGDTEDPFSRGHICPKAVALKDLHEDPDRLRHPMKRTASGWEQVSWEEALDEVARRLYETQRAHGRESVATYLGNPGSHNMGVLLFVPGFLRALGSRNKYSATSMDQLPHHLASHLMFGHQLLIPIPDLDHTQYLLMLGANPLASNGSLMTVPDVRTRLRAIQQRGGKVVVVDPRRTETANIADEHLFIRPGTDALFLFAVLHEVLKAPRLGRLEEMTEGLETVRALAADFPPERVAGATGVPAETIRRVAEAFARSETAVCYGRVGVSTQAFGGLCQWLINTLNIVSGNFDRVGGALFTRPAFDVVGGVRAMRMGRGAFGRWKSRVRGLPEFSGELPVATLADEILTQGEGQIRALVTVAGNPVLSTPNGGRLEQALSSLDFMVCLDPYLNETTRHAHFILPPPSALERSQYDVVFHVFAVRNTARYAPPLFDPGPRAMHDWRILQALQHRLEVLRKGRRLRGELAFQALRRLGPEGILEVGLRTGPYGVRARGLRGSLSLSALRRAPHGVDLGPLKPSLPGRLQTKDRRILLAPAPFVEDVKRLREMLEGAVVPGQGELLLIGRRHLRDNNSWMHNVPKLMTGKTRCTLMIHPEDAKAAGLGEGDEAVVTSRAGEVSVPVVVTDEVMQGVVSLPHGYGHGRKGTRLKVAVEHAGASLNDLTDEQRVDALCGNAAFSGVPVRVVRAPASRSG; this is encoded by the coding sequence ATGGCGCCCACCTCCGGAACACAGACTCACTTCCGCGCATGCAACCTTTGTGAGGCCATGTGTGGGATTCGCATCGAAGTGGAAGGAGGCCGCATCACCTCCATCCGCGGGGACACCGAGGATCCTTTCAGCCGGGGACACATCTGCCCCAAGGCGGTGGCGCTCAAGGACTTGCACGAGGACCCGGACCGGCTGCGCCACCCGATGAAGCGCACCGCGAGCGGATGGGAGCAGGTCTCGTGGGAGGAGGCGCTGGACGAGGTGGCGCGACGGCTCTACGAGACGCAGCGGGCACACGGCAGGGAGTCGGTGGCCACGTACCTGGGCAACCCGGGCTCGCACAACATGGGGGTGCTGCTCTTCGTGCCGGGCTTCCTGCGCGCCCTGGGTTCGCGCAACAAGTACAGCGCCACCTCCATGGATCAGTTGCCGCACCACCTGGCCTCGCACCTGATGTTTGGCCACCAGTTGCTCATCCCCATTCCGGACCTGGATCACACCCAGTACCTGCTCATGCTGGGCGCCAACCCGTTGGCCTCCAATGGCAGCTTGATGACGGTGCCAGACGTGCGGACACGGCTCCGGGCCATTCAGCAGCGTGGGGGGAAGGTGGTGGTGGTGGATCCGCGCCGGACGGAGACGGCGAACATCGCGGACGAGCACCTCTTCATCCGCCCGGGCACCGATGCCCTGTTCCTGTTCGCGGTGCTCCATGAGGTGCTGAAGGCGCCCCGGTTGGGGCGTCTGGAGGAGATGACCGAGGGGCTGGAGACGGTGCGCGCGCTGGCCGCGGATTTCCCACCGGAGCGGGTGGCGGGTGCCACGGGGGTGCCCGCGGAGACCATTCGCCGGGTGGCGGAGGCCTTCGCCCGCTCGGAGACGGCGGTCTGTTACGGGCGCGTGGGGGTGTCCACCCAGGCCTTCGGCGGGCTGTGCCAGTGGCTCATCAACACCCTGAACATCGTGAGCGGCAACTTCGACCGTGTGGGCGGGGCGCTGTTCACCCGTCCCGCGTTCGATGTGGTGGGAGGGGTCCGGGCCATGAGGATGGGCCGGGGCGCCTTTGGCCGATGGAAGAGCCGGGTGCGGGGGCTGCCGGAGTTCTCGGGGGAGTTGCCCGTGGCCACGCTGGCCGATGAGATTCTCACCCAGGGCGAGGGCCAGATCCGCGCGCTGGTGACGGTGGCGGGCAACCCGGTGCTCTCCACGCCCAACGGCGGACGGCTGGAGCAGGCGTTGTCGTCGCTGGACTTCATGGTGTGCCTGGACCCCTACCTCAACGAGACGACGCGGCACGCGCACTTCATCCTGCCGCCCCCCTCGGCCCTGGAGCGGAGCCAGTACGACGTGGTGTTTCACGTGTTCGCCGTGAGGAACACCGCCCGGTACGCGCCCCCGCTGTTCGACCCCGGGCCCCGGGCGATGCACGACTGGCGGATCCTCCAGGCGCTTCAGCACCGGCTGGAGGTGCTGCGCAAGGGCCGGCGCCTGCGGGGAGAGCTGGCGTTCCAGGCGCTGCGGCGGCTGGGGCCGGAGGGCATCCTGGAGGTGGGATTGCGCACGGGGCCCTATGGGGTGCGCGCGCGGGGGCTGCGCGGGAGCCTGAGCCTGTCGGCGCTCCGGCGGGCGCCGCACGGGGTGGACCTGGGGCCGCTGAAGCCGAGCCTGCCGGGACGGTTGCAGACGAAGGACCGCCGCATCCTCCTGGCGCCCGCGCCGTTCGTGGAGGACGTGAAGCGGCTGCGGGAGATGCTGGAAGGGGCGGTGGTGCCAGGACAGGGCGAACTGCTGCTGATCGGCCGGAGGCACCTGCGGGACAACAACTCGTGGATGCACAACGTGCCCAAGCTGATGACGGGCAAGACGCGCTGCACGCTGATGATCCACCCGGAGGATGCGAAGGCGGCGGGACTGGGAGAGGGAGACGAGGCCGTGGTGACGTCGCGGGCGGGAGAGGTGTCCGTGCCGGTGGTGGTGACGGACGAGGTGATGCAGGGCGTGGTGAGCCTGCCGCATGGCTATGGGCACGGGCGCAAAGGGACACGGCTCAAGGTGGCGGTGGAGCACGCGGGCGCGAGCCTCAATGATCTCACGGACGAGCAGCGGGTGGACGCGCTCTGTGGCAATGCCGCGTTCAGCGGGGTGCCGGTGCGGGTGGTTCGGGCACCGGCGTCACGGAGCGGGTGA
- a CDS encoding right-handed parallel beta-helix repeat-containing protein: MPYPLSKTQVLIAALLWVVACSPSNAPEAPLGAARFVVATHRALAPEDVTRVEVTVQAEDVPPILLPLQKEGEVWVGLLSAVRAGTGRSFRAEAFDVTGLKRYEGALSGVTIVEGETVQVSILAQEVQRPVPFENESPLIDSLVVTRPTVQPGGTVTVRAAAHDPNPGDTVTAAWTATGGSFGTPSALESTWTAPATQGTVTLTLTVTDARGAASTLSFTLQVEESTTVGEGSADVTVRFNTWPRVNALSAVPAQVRPNQPLTVTALAEDVDTAPGTLSYAWTASCAGTWSASQSRVAQFTPTAQPAQTTCNNCQLTVTVSDGQGGATTGTLGICVGQPPVLQVLPYIESSSQSSAIVGPGDLVTFRVTGADANQQSLSFAWSGPGVLSAPTSPGANTSEILWTAPSCLPPAPHGVTVTVTNTSGLSGAQRLPFQWTGPTCSQAPCAFSIAPPQKALILSNHCLVDAPVFIPEGFRFEGTGHSLTAVDPPGGHFQGAVLRNRGSEAYVRSVTVKAQGIRDICYNGAQRLSGILFEDASGTITNTQVVNIRKADGASGCQEGTGIEVRATGARVSRPFVDVTQNQVSGHQKTGIAVTGPVDVIVAGNTVEGRGPQNQIVQQGIHIKLGAQGAVLYNQVNGHAYGGADDIAPGILVTGGGYYGGPLCEGLNIEGNTLVGNDLGIYLSQLEANGNAPATPTHIRVAFNTLSHASVTNGYVYQAAIADSGTGNIITSNTISGAGYNPATLPGATFAVDVLANSASRLAFLTEPQSVPVGACSGSLTVQSQDAAGNLSVPTPATASLTASGDAASGVTFHTDAACTSAPVTALNLSNPHAEATFYFRGSQTGTVGVSVTLGALTASQYHGLFTP; this comes from the coding sequence ATGCCGTATCCATTGAGCAAAACCCAGGTTCTCATCGCCGCGCTGCTGTGGGTGGTGGCGTGCTCACCTTCCAACGCGCCCGAGGCACCGCTCGGCGCGGCCCGCTTCGTCGTCGCCACGCACCGAGCCCTCGCCCCGGAGGACGTCACGCGCGTGGAAGTCACCGTGCAGGCCGAAGACGTGCCCCCCATCTTGCTGCCCCTTCAGAAAGAGGGCGAGGTGTGGGTCGGGCTCCTGAGCGCGGTGCGCGCCGGCACGGGCCGCAGCTTCCGCGCCGAGGCCTTCGATGTCACGGGCCTCAAGCGCTACGAGGGCGCGCTGTCTGGCGTCACCATCGTGGAGGGCGAGACCGTCCAGGTGAGCATCCTCGCCCAGGAGGTCCAACGGCCCGTCCCCTTCGAGAACGAGTCCCCGCTCATCGACTCGCTCGTCGTCACCCGGCCCACGGTGCAGCCGGGCGGCACGGTGACCGTCCGCGCCGCCGCACATGACCCCAACCCCGGGGACACCGTGACCGCCGCGTGGACCGCCACCGGAGGCTCCTTCGGCACGCCCTCTGCCCTGGAGTCCACCTGGACGGCCCCCGCCACGCAAGGCACCGTGACGCTGACGCTCACCGTGACGGATGCCCGCGGCGCCGCGTCCACCCTCAGCTTCACCCTCCAGGTCGAAGAGAGCACGACGGTGGGCGAGGGCAGCGCCGACGTCACCGTGCGCTTCAACACCTGGCCCCGGGTCAACGCCCTGAGCGCCGTGCCCGCCCAGGTACGCCCGAACCAGCCGCTCACCGTCACCGCGCTCGCCGAGGATGTGGACACCGCGCCCGGGACGCTCTCCTACGCCTGGACGGCGAGCTGTGCCGGCACCTGGAGCGCTTCCCAATCGCGGGTGGCCCAGTTCACCCCCACCGCGCAGCCCGCGCAGACCACCTGCAACAACTGCCAGCTCACCGTCACCGTCTCGGACGGACAGGGCGGCGCCACCACGGGCACCCTGGGCATCTGCGTGGGCCAGCCCCCGGTGCTCCAGGTCCTGCCCTACATCGAGAGCAGCTCGCAGTCGTCGGCCATCGTGGGGCCGGGCGACCTGGTGACCTTCCGGGTGACGGGCGCCGACGCGAACCAGCAATCCCTGAGCTTCGCCTGGTCGGGCCCGGGCGTGCTCAGCGCCCCCACCTCTCCGGGAGCCAACACGAGCGAGATCCTCTGGACGGCCCCCTCCTGTCTGCCCCCGGCGCCCCACGGTGTGACGGTGACGGTGACCAACACCTCGGGGCTCTCCGGCGCCCAGCGCCTCCCCTTCCAGTGGACGGGCCCCACCTGCAGCCAGGCGCCGTGCGCCTTCTCCATCGCCCCGCCGCAGAAGGCGCTCATCCTCAGCAACCACTGCCTGGTGGATGCGCCCGTGTTCATCCCCGAGGGCTTCCGCTTCGAGGGAACGGGGCACTCGCTCACGGCGGTGGATCCGCCGGGCGGCCACTTCCAAGGCGCCGTGCTCCGCAACCGCGGCAGCGAGGCCTACGTCCGCTCCGTCACCGTGAAGGCGCAGGGCATCCGGGACATCTGCTACAACGGAGCGCAGCGGCTGAGCGGCATCCTCTTCGAGGACGCCTCCGGCACCATCACCAACACCCAGGTGGTGAACATCCGCAAGGCCGACGGGGCAAGCGGGTGCCAGGAGGGGACGGGCATCGAGGTGCGCGCCACCGGGGCCCGCGTGTCCCGCCCCTTCGTGGACGTCACCCAGAACCAAGTCTCAGGCCACCAGAAGACGGGCATCGCCGTGACGGGGCCCGTGGATGTCATCGTCGCCGGCAACACCGTGGAGGGCCGGGGCCCGCAGAACCAGATCGTCCAGCAGGGCATCCACATCAAGCTGGGGGCCCAGGGCGCGGTGCTGTACAACCAGGTCAACGGCCATGCCTATGGCGGCGCGGATGACATCGCCCCCGGCATCCTCGTGACCGGCGGCGGCTACTACGGGGGTCCCCTCTGCGAGGGGCTCAACATCGAGGGCAACACGCTGGTGGGAAATGATCTCGGCATCTACCTCTCCCAGCTCGAGGCGAACGGCAACGCGCCCGCGACCCCCACGCACATCCGGGTGGCCTTCAACACGTTGAGCCACGCCAGCGTGACCAACGGGTACGTCTACCAGGCCGCCATCGCGGATTCAGGGACCGGGAACATCATCACCTCCAACACCATCTCGGGCGCCGGGTACAACCCCGCCACGCTGCCGGGGGCCACCTTCGCCGTGGACGTGCTGGCAAACTCCGCCTCGCGGCTGGCGTTCCTCACCGAGCCCCAGTCCGTGCCCGTGGGCGCGTGCTCGGGCAGCCTCACCGTGCAGAGCCAGGATGCGGCGGGCAACCTGTCCGTCCCCACTCCGGCCACGGCCTCCCTCACCGCCTCGGGCGACGCGGCCTCGGGCGTCACCTTCCACACCGACGCGGCATGCACGAGCGCCCCGGTGACGGCCCTGAACCTGAGCAACCCGCACGCGGAGGCGACGTTCTATTTCAGAGGCTCGCAGACGGGCACGGTGGGGGTGAGCGTCACCCTCGGCGCGCTCACCGCCTCCCAGTACCACGGTCTCTTCACCCCGTAG